The bacterium genome segment CACCATGCGGTCCAGGGCGTCGGGTGCGCCGCAGCGCATCAGATAGGCCAGGGACTGGTACATGATGTCCTCGCCCGTCAACTCCTTGATGCGGTGTGAGGTGTGCTTGCCGATCCCGCCCAGCTTCTTGTGGCCGAAGGCGTCCTTCTCGCCCGATTGGTGGATCTCGCCGCCCACCTCGGTGGCTCCCTCGCTGATGGTCATGATGGCGTAGTTGCTCGGGTTGCCCGCCTTGTCCGTCTTGAGCATCCCGGCGAGACGCTCCATGTCGAAGGGCACCTCGGAGATGATGGAGCGGTTGACGCCCGCGAGGTAGCTGACGATCAGGGCCGTCTCCCCGCTGTTGCGGCCGAAGAGCTCGATGATGCCGATGCGCTCGTGGCTACCGATCGGCGTGCGCAGCTGCGTGATGGCGTCCACCGACCTTGTGACCGCGGTGCTGAAGCCGATGCAGTAGTCGGTGCCGAAGACGTCGTTGTCCATGGTCTTGGGCACGGCCATGATGGGGAACCCGGTCTCGTGCAGGCGCGCCGCGTAGCTCAGGGTGTCGTCGCCGCCGACGGGGATCAGGGCGTCCACCTGCAGGTCCTCGAGCGCCGCGAAGATGTGGTCGGTGATGTCCGCGGGATAGGTCATGCCCGCGCGCTTGACGTGGTCGAACATGTCCTTCTCGCGGATCTTGGCCGGATTGGTGCGCGACGAGTGCAGGAACGTGCCCCCGGAACGGTCGATCGTGCGCACGGCCTCCCACGGCAGCGGCTTCAGCCAGGGCGCGTTCCACTCCGGGTCGCCGAGCTTGTAGGCGGCCAGCGACTCCCAGCCCTTGCGCAGGCCGAGCACCTCGTAGCCCGCCTGCAGGGCGCGCCAGACCACCTGCTTGATGCAGGCGTTGAGACCCGGCACGTCGCCGCCGCCGGTCAGGATCGCGATCTTCTTCTTGCGGTTCATCGTTTCTCTCCGGTCCGGGTCGTCGTCAGGTCGTCGCGATGGGGACAGCCGCCGCTGAGGAACGTTCCCTCGCAGGACATGCGCGCCAGTTCCAGGACGTCGCGTTCGCCGAAACCGAATAGCGCCATGGCCAGCTCGTACTCGCGCGAGAGGGTTGTGGCCGAGACGGTCGGGTTGTCGGTGCACATGGCCACCTTGACGCCGGCGTCCAGGAAGCGCGGCAGCGGATGATCGCGCAG includes the following:
- a CDS encoding 6-phosphofructokinase, whose protein sequence is MNRKKKIAILTGGGDVPGLNACIKQVVWRALQAGYEVLGLRKGWESLAAYKLGDPEWNAPWLKPLPWEAVRTIDRSGGTFLHSSRTNPAKIREKDMFDHVKRAGMTYPADITDHIFAALEDLQVDALIPVGGDDTLSYAARLHETGFPIMAVPKTMDNDVFGTDYCIGFSTAVTRSVDAITQLRTPIGSHERIGIIELFGRNSGETALIVSYLAGVNRSIISEVPFDMERLAGMLKTDKAGNPSNYAIMTISEGATEVGGEIHQSGEKDAFGHKKLGGIGKHTSHRIKELTGEDIMYQSLAYLMRCGAPDALDRMVAMNYANLAMDYLIEGKTGFMTGLQGGKYTAVPLASITGGIKRVDVDRFYDTDQYRADVRNVSGMPMFLT